A genomic window from Salvia miltiorrhiza cultivar Shanhuang (shh) chromosome 5, IMPLAD_Smil_shh, whole genome shotgun sequence includes:
- the LOC131025907 gene encoding uncharacterized protein LOC131025907 codes for MSPFRLLYGKRCHLPVEIEHKAYWAIKQINLSMSLAGETRKLQLSELEELRLEAYDNAVLYKERTRRIHDAKIRKKEFWVGQKVLLFNSRFKMMAGKFRSKWSGPFVIKGIFSNGSIEVYDHNGVDTFVVNGHRLKPYHELAEVEKEKEECHLLNPVYE; via the coding sequence atgtcccctTTCAGACTGCTCTATGGAAAAAGATGTCATCTACCTGTGGAAATTGAACATAAGGcatactgggcaatcaagcaaattaacCTCAGTATGAGCCTAGCTGGAGAAACGCGAAAGCtgcagctgagtgagttggaagagcttcggttggaggcttacgacaatgcTGTGCTCTATAAGGAGCGAACCAGGAGAATCCATGATGCTAAGATCAGAAAGAAGGAATTCTGGGTAGGACAAAAAGTCCTACTTTTCAATTCTCGTTTCAAAATGATGGCCGGGAAGTTTCGTTCAAAATGGTCAGGACCATTTGTGATCAAAGGGATTTTTTCAAATGGAAGCATAGAGGTGTacgatcacaatggagttgatacattcgtggtgaatgggcatcgTTTGAAGCCCTACCATGAACTTGCTGAAGTAGAAAAagagaaggaggaatgccaccTTCTCAACCCTGTGTACGAGTGA